The following proteins are co-located in the Manihot esculenta cultivar AM560-2 chromosome 7, M.esculenta_v8, whole genome shotgun sequence genome:
- the LOC110619862 gene encoding ubiquitin-like domain-containing CTD phosphatase, giving the protein MAAASSSLSTSTVTEEELTLIVKWSGKEYTVRVCGDDSVGELKRRICELTNVLPKRQKLLYPKIGNKLADDSVLLSQLPLKSSLKMTMIGTVEDDLILDQEDSPEVVDDFELGQDEAVDIKDKEVNKQKLRRRIDQYKIELRNPCREGKKLLVLDIDYTLFDHRSTAENPLELMRPYLHEFLTAVYAEYDIIIWSATSMKWVELKMGQLGVLNNPNYKITALLDHLAMITVQSDSRGIFDCKPLGLIWALFPQFYNPGNTIMFDDLRRNFVMNPQNGLTIKPFRKAHANRDSDQELVKLTQYLLAIAELDDLSTLNHANWEFFAEDNTKRRRHA; this is encoded by the exons ATGGCAGCCGCTTCTTCTTCGTTATCAACCTCGACGGTCACTGAGGAGGAGCTTACACTAATTGTGAAGTGGAGTGGCAAGGAGTACACGGTCCGAGTCTGCGGCGACGATTCTGTCGGCGAATTGAAGCGCCGCATATGCGAACTCACTAATGTTTTACCAAAACGACAAAAGCTTCTCTACCCCAAAATCGGTAATAAGCTTGCCGATGACTCCGTTTTGCTCTCCCAGCTTCCCCTCAAGTCCTCTCTCAAGATGACGATGATTGG AACTGTTGAAGATGACTTAATTCTGGATCAAGAAGACTCTCCTGAAGTTGTTGATGATTTTGAACTTGGGCAAGATGAAGCTGTTGACATTAAAGATAAGGAAGTTAATAAACAAAAACTAAGGAGGCGCATTGATCAATATAAG ATTGAACTTCGGAATCCATGTCGTGAAGGGAAAAAGCTGCTTGTTCTAGATATTGATTATACACTATTTGATCACAGATCCACAGCAGAGAACCCACTTGAACTCATGCGACCTT ATCTTCATGAGTTTCTCACCGCTGTTTATGCAGAGTATGACATTATAATATGGTCTGCAACCAG CATGAAGTGGGTTGAACTGAAAATGGGACAATTGGGAGTGCTCAACAATCCAAACTATAAAATCACAGCTCTTCTAGACCATTTGGCAATGATTACAGTTCAATCAGATTCCCGGGGGATATTTGATTGCAAGCCACTTGGACTGATTTGGGCTCTGTTTCCTCAG TTTTACAATCCAGGAAACACCATAATGTTTGACGATCTGCGAAGAAATTTCGTAATGAACCCACAAAATGGTTTGACAATCAAGCCTTTCAGGAAGGCTCATGCAAATAGAGATAGCGATCAGGAGCTTGTGAAGCTCACCCAATACTTGCTTGCCATTGCTGAACTTGATGATTTAAGCACTCTGAATCATGCAAACTGGGAATTCTTTGCTGAAGACAATACAAAAAGGCGTAGGCATGCATAA
- the LOC110619711 gene encoding COBRA-like protein 6 translates to MNPFLFVGYRSMGSVLIFIFFSSLIISSWPSYGFDPLDPNANITIKWDLLQSASSSNDLRLTLYNFQLYRHVEPPGWKLNWDWKGDEVIWGMWGAEATEQGDCSAFKGGQLPHCCEKSPVIVDLLPGAPYNIQSQNCCKGGVLSSMIQDPSRYAATFQMSVGGGGNYSDFTMPENFTLGLPGYTCGDAHEVKPSRYPADSGRRWTQALRTWKVTCIYSQFISSATPKCCVSLSAFYNQTIVPCPKCSCRCQGQPGAKCVKPGETPSMLEQKHDPNEETPSNVRCSQHMCPIRVHWHVKESYKLYWRVKMTVTNLNILKNYSQWNLVVLHPNLRSITQVFSFNYSPLNQYGIINDTGMFWGIQYYNDMLLQAGESGNVQSEMLLNKDPGIFTFREGWGFPRKISFNGDECVMPPPDDYPRLPNYAHRKFISSFIAIFSLFLVVMF, encoded by the exons ATGAATCCATTTTTGTTTGTTGGTTATAGATCAATGGGTTCTGTCTTGATTTTCATCTTCTTCTCATCTCTCATCATCTCTTCCTGGCCTTCTT ATGGGTTTGATCCATTGGATCCAAATGCCAACATTACCATTAAATGGGATCTTTTGCAATCGGCTTCTAGTTCAAATGAT CTACGGTTGACACTATATAACTTCCAACTATATCGCCATGTGGAGCCGCCTGGCTGGAAACTGAACTGGGATTGGAAAGGTGACGAAGTGATATGGGGCATGTGGGGAGCTGAGGCCACCGAGCAAGGAGACTGCTCCGCCTTCAAGGGAGGACAACTTCCTCATTGTTGTGAGAAAAGCCCGGTGATCGTCGACCTTTTGCCTGGAGCTCCTTATAATATCCAGTCCCAAAATTGCTGCAAAGGAGGTGTCTTGTCATCCATGATACAAGACCCTTCAAGATACGCTGCTACTTTTCAGATGTCCGTAGGTGGTGGTGGTAATTATTCTGATTTCACGATGCCCGAGAATTTTACTCTCGGTCTTCCTGGTTACACTTGTGGGGATGCACATGAGGTGAAGCCAAGTAGGTACCCTGCAGATAGCGGCCGCCGATGGACTCAGGCTCTCA GGACATGGAAGGTGACGTGTATCTATTCCCAGTTCATTTCATCCGCAACACCGAAGTGTTGTGTTTCTCTTTCTGCATTTTACAACCAGACCATTGTTCCCTGTCCGAAATGCAGCTGTAGATGCCAAGGACAACCTGGCGCAAAATGTGTCAA GCCAGGGGAGACACCATCAATGCTGGAACAAAAACATGATCCAAATGAAGAAACACCATCAAACGTAAGATGTTCGCAGCACATGTGTCCGATTCGAGTGCATTGGCATGTGAAAGAAAGTTACAAGCTATATTGGAGAGTTAAGATGACAGTGACGAATCTGAACATCTTGAAAAATTATTCTCAGTGGAACTTGGTGGTGCTTCATCCCAACTTGAGAAGCATAACACAAGTCTTCAGCTTCAACTACTCGCCTCTCAATCAGTATGGAATAATCA ATGATACAGGAATGTTTTGGGGGATACAGTACTACAATGATATGTTGCTCCAAGCTGGTGAGAGTGGAAATGTACAAAGTGAAATGTTGCTGAATAAAGATCCAGGGATTTTCACTTTCAGAGAAGGATGGGGTTTTCCGagaaaaatttcatttaatggTGATGAATGTGTCATGCCTCCACCTGATGATTACCCAAGGCTCCCCAATTATGCTCACAGGAAGTTCATTAGCTCTTTTATAGCCATTTTCTCACTGTTTCTTGTAGTTATGTTCTAA